In Agromyces sp. G08B096, a genomic segment contains:
- a CDS encoding sugar ABC transporter permease codes for MSTTSTSTRSIVTAGADQKALRRELRRAERGRGPVASPGRRSADRREALAGYGFLVPWLIGFLGLTLGPMIYSLYLAFTKYNLFKDPEWVGLDNFVRMFTEDPQYLQSVQITLVYVLVGTPIKLAAALGVAMLLNYRDRGSGFFRSAFYAPSLIGASVSVAIVWRAMFSTDGPVDTSLSFFGIDLGGWVGNVALVIPMMILLAVWQFGAPMVIFLAGLKQVPKELYEAAEVDGAGPFRKFRSVTFPMLSSVIFFNLLLELINAFQVFASAYIISNGTGGPAGMTNFYTVYLYKRGFADLQMGYASAMAWVLVVVVAIIALILFKTSKSWVHYAGENR; via the coding sequence ATGAGCACCACCAGCACCAGCACCCGATCCATCGTCACGGCGGGAGCCGACCAGAAGGCGCTGCGACGCGAGCTGCGCCGAGCCGAACGGGGTCGCGGCCCCGTCGCGAGCCCGGGACGACGCAGCGCCGATCGACGCGAAGCCCTCGCCGGGTACGGCTTCCTCGTGCCCTGGCTCATCGGCTTCCTCGGGCTCACGCTCGGCCCGATGATCTACTCGCTCTACCTCGCCTTCACGAAGTACAACCTCTTCAAAGACCCCGAGTGGGTCGGCCTCGACAACTTCGTGCGGATGTTCACCGAAGACCCGCAGTACCTGCAGTCGGTGCAGATCACGCTCGTCTACGTCCTGGTCGGCACTCCGATCAAGCTCGCCGCCGCCCTCGGCGTGGCGATGCTGCTGAACTATCGCGACCGCGGGTCGGGCTTCTTCCGCTCCGCCTTCTACGCGCCCTCGCTCATCGGCGCCTCCGTGTCGGTCGCGATCGTGTGGCGTGCGATGTTCTCCACCGACGGTCCGGTCGACACGTCGCTGAGCTTCTTCGGCATCGACCTCGGGGGATGGGTCGGCAACGTCGCCCTCGTCATCCCCATGATGATCCTCCTGGCCGTCTGGCAGTTCGGCGCACCCATGGTCATCTTCCTCGCGGGCCTCAAGCAGGTGCCGAAGGAGCTGTACGAGGCGGCCGAGGTCGACGGCGCCGGACCGTTCCGCAAGTTCCGCTCGGTGACCTTCCCGATGCTCTCGTCGGTGATCTTCTTCAACCTGCTGCTCGAGCTCATCAACGCATTCCAGGTCTTCGCGTCGGCGTACATCATCTCCAACGGCACCGGCGGGCCCGCCGGCATGACGAATTTCTACACCGTCTACCTCTACAAGCGCGGCTTCGCCGACCTGCAGATGGGGTACGCCTCCGCCATGGCCTGGGTGCTCGTGGTGGTCGTCGCGATCATCGCCCTCATCCTGTTCAAGACGTCGAAGAGCTGGGTCCACTACGCGGGAGAGAACCGATGA
- a CDS encoding extracellular solute-binding protein, which translates to MALAAGAALALTACSVGGGGSDAAPSFDPDEKVTLTLTFWGNDVRAELYDAAIAAFNEEYPNITVQTSFLAFPEYWEKRQTEAAGGGLPDVMQFDYSYLRQYSENGLLLGLEPYLGNIIDTEPLAQNILDIGVVGGETTGIPTSTNAWGLYTNPKLLEQAGVEEFAGGDWEDYDAWMKEVTDAAAAKGIELWGGTDWTGRIQNFEIQQRAKGEDLFTEDGEPNFTEDDLAAFWEQGEGIRTDGTVIGQQRLEEIYPLSGFDSALTASELTWDNFGAGYLGNLGADFTELGLVEPPVTEEGAKDLYLKPSMLHSISAKTEHPEAAATLVNFLVNSPASGEAFGTNRGLPASETALEGADLDPLSQQIADYEASIEDRLGDAPPVPIVGYGTLEEKFRQIGQELGYGTLTVDEAVEQFFNEMDVVLNQ; encoded by the coding sequence ATGGCCCTCGCGGCCGGCGCCGCGCTCGCACTCACCGCATGCTCCGTCGGAGGCGGCGGCAGCGACGCGGCCCCCAGCTTCGACCCCGACGAGAAGGTCACGCTGACCCTCACGTTCTGGGGCAACGACGTGCGCGCCGAGCTCTACGACGCGGCCATCGCGGCGTTCAACGAGGAGTACCCGAACATCACGGTGCAGACCTCCTTCCTGGCCTTCCCCGAGTACTGGGAGAAGCGCCAGACGGAGGCGGCCGGTGGCGGGCTGCCCGACGTCATGCAGTTCGACTACTCCTACCTGCGCCAGTACTCCGAGAACGGGCTCCTGCTCGGCCTCGAGCCCTACCTCGGCAACATCATCGACACCGAGCCGCTGGCGCAGAACATCCTCGACATCGGCGTCGTCGGCGGCGAGACCACCGGCATCCCGACCTCGACCAACGCGTGGGGCCTCTACACCAACCCCAAGCTCCTGGAGCAGGCGGGCGTCGAGGAGTTCGCCGGCGGCGACTGGGAGGACTACGACGCCTGGATGAAGGAGGTCACCGACGCGGCGGCCGCGAAGGGCATCGAGCTCTGGGGCGGCACCGACTGGACCGGCCGCATCCAGAACTTCGAGATCCAGCAGCGCGCCAAGGGCGAAGACCTCTTCACCGAGGACGGCGAGCCCAACTTCACCGAGGACGACCTCGCGGCGTTCTGGGAGCAGGGCGAGGGCATCCGCACCGACGGCACCGTCATCGGCCAGCAGCGCCTCGAGGAGATCTACCCGCTCTCCGGCTTCGACTCGGCGCTGACCGCGAGCGAACTCACGTGGGACAACTTCGGCGCCGGCTACCTCGGCAACCTGGGCGCGGACTTCACCGAACTCGGTCTCGTCGAGCCGCCGGTCACCGAGGAGGGCGCGAAGGACCTCTACCTCAAGCCGTCGATGCTGCACTCGATCTCCGCGAAGACCGAGCACCCCGAGGCCGCGGCGACGCTCGTGAACTTCCTCGTCAACTCGCCCGCGTCGGGTGAGGCGTTCGGCACCAACCGCGGCCTGCCCGCCTCGGAGACCGCGCTCGAGGGCGCGGACCTCGACCCGCTGAGCCAGCAGATCGCCGACTACGAGGCATCCATCGAGGACCGCCTCGGCGACGCGCCGCCCGTGCCGATCGTCGGCTACGGCACCCTCGAGGAGAAGTTCCGCCAGATCGGACAGGAGCTCGGCTACGGCACCCTGACCGTCGACGAGGCCGTCGAGCAGTTCTTCAACGAGATGGACGTCGTCCTCAACCAGTAG
- a CDS encoding Gfo/Idh/MocA family oxidoreductase → MTRQLLRAAIIGTGAIAHAHAEAIAAYPDAELVAVVDRDPQAAERFAERYGVPVVFDDLEALLAAEPLHVLHVCTPPGVHAEQAIRALQAGLDVIVEKPPARSLDELDEMLSAAERAGRRLAVVFQQRTGTAAAHVRRLLDDGAFGRPLVATCQTLWYRDDAYFEVPWRGSWATEGGGPTLGHGIHQIDLLAWLLGDWTSVEGRLWRLGRETETEDVSTAVIGFANGAVASVITSAVSPRETSSIRIDTERATITVDHLYGHAHEHWRITPAPHVPAAEAETWALPAREEGSGHVPFIREVYDALRSDAPLPLVAADPARSFELVTAVSSSAATGAAVTPDTLRADPARRRSLEAPVIERRPGRG, encoded by the coding sequence GTGACCCGTCAGCTCCTGCGCGCCGCCATCATCGGCACCGGCGCGATCGCCCACGCCCACGCGGAGGCGATCGCGGCGTACCCCGACGCCGAGCTCGTCGCCGTCGTCGACCGCGACCCCCAGGCAGCCGAGCGGTTCGCCGAGCGGTACGGCGTGCCCGTCGTCTTCGACGACCTCGAGGCGCTCCTCGCCGCCGAGCCGCTGCACGTGCTGCATGTCTGCACGCCTCCGGGTGTGCACGCCGAGCAGGCGATCCGCGCACTCCAGGCCGGGCTCGACGTCATCGTCGAGAAGCCGCCCGCACGATCGCTCGACGAGCTCGACGAGATGCTCTCGGCGGCGGAGCGTGCGGGTCGCCGCCTCGCGGTCGTCTTCCAGCAGCGCACGGGGACGGCGGCGGCGCACGTGCGCCGGCTGCTCGACGACGGCGCCTTCGGCCGCCCGCTCGTCGCGACCTGCCAGACGCTGTGGTACCGCGACGACGCCTACTTCGAGGTGCCGTGGCGCGGATCCTGGGCGACCGAGGGCGGCGGGCCGACGCTCGGCCACGGCATCCACCAGATCGATCTGCTCGCCTGGCTCCTCGGCGACTGGACGAGCGTCGAGGGCCGGCTGTGGCGCCTCGGCCGCGAGACGGAGACGGAGGACGTCTCGACGGCCGTCATCGGCTTCGCGAACGGCGCCGTCGCGTCGGTGATCACGAGCGCCGTCTCCCCGCGCGAGACCAGCTCGATCCGCATCGACACCGAGCGGGCGACGATCACGGTCGACCACCTCTACGGTCACGCGCACGAGCACTGGCGGATCACGCCGGCGCCGCACGTGCCTGCGGCGGAGGCCGAGACCTGGGCGCTGCCCGCCCGGGAGGAGGGCAGCGGACACGTGCCATTCATCCGCGAGGTGTACGACGCGCTCCGCTCCGACGCGCCGCTGCCGCTCGTCGCGGCCGACCCGGCGCGCTCGTTCGAGCTCGTGACCGCCGTCTCCTCGTCGGCCGCGACCGGCGCCGCGGTGACGCCGGACACGCTGCGCGCCGACCCCGCCCGTCGGCGCAGCCTCGAGGCGCCGGTCATCGAGCGCCGCCCGGGCCGGGGCTGA
- a CDS encoding cupin domain-containing protein, with the protein MSAVLPGFPGATSVSELEVYDSAAPDGLAGGSPHLHLVSAEAYLVTGGRGRVHSIDAEGFHERPVEAGSVVWFGAGTVHRAVNDGGLRAFVVMSNAGLPEAGDAVLTFPDEVLADPQRYHAARRLPELDPETAARRRRDLAVEGFLELRRAAERGDVRSYRRLLERAAALSAPAAGGWLEAFDRDVASVVADDRARLATLARGAVPGFDAGVRIAGASAALGMCGRLVRAVAEPATSTLQPAPQADPAPTPRGPSL; encoded by the coding sequence ATGAGCGCGGTGCTGCCCGGCTTCCCCGGGGCGACGTCGGTGAGCGAGCTCGAGGTCTACGACTCGGCGGCCCCCGACGGTCTCGCGGGCGGCAGCCCGCACCTGCATCTCGTCTCGGCGGAGGCCTACCTTGTGACGGGCGGGCGGGGCCGCGTGCACTCGATCGACGCGGAGGGGTTCCACGAGCGGCCGGTCGAGGCGGGCTCGGTGGTCTGGTTCGGCGCGGGAACCGTGCACCGGGCCGTGAACGACGGCGGGCTCCGGGCCTTCGTGGTGATGTCGAACGCCGGGCTGCCCGAGGCCGGCGATGCGGTGCTCACGTTCCCCGACGAGGTGCTCGCCGACCCGCAGCGGTACCACGCCGCGCGCCGCCTGCCCGAGCTCGATCCCGAGACCGCCGCGCGGCGAAGACGTGATCTCGCGGTGGAGGGATTCCTCGAGCTGCGCCGCGCCGCCGAACGCGGCGACGTGCGCTCCTACCGGCGGCTGCTCGAGCGTGCGGCGGCCCTGTCGGCGCCGGCCGCAGGAGGCTGGCTCGAGGCCTTCGACCGGGACGTGGCATCCGTCGTCGCCGACGACCGAGCGCGCCTCGCGACACTCGCCCGAGGTGCGGTGCCGGGTTTCGACGCCGGCGTCCGCATCGCCGGCGCGAGTGCTGCGCTCGGCATGTGCGGCCGCCTCGTGCGTGCGGTCGCCGAACCGGCGACGTCCACCCTGCAGCCGGCCCCCCAGGCCGACCCGGCACCGACCCCGAGAGGACCATCCCTGTGA